From the genome of Elusimicrobiota bacterium, one region includes:
- a CDS encoding GTP-binding protein, translated as MAKAKFERNKPHVNIGTIGHVDHGKTTLTAAITHVLSQKGLA; from the coding sequence ATGGCCAAGGCGAAATTCGAGCGCAACAAGCCGCACGTGAACATCGGGACGATCGGTCACGTGGACCACGGCAAGACCACTTTGACGGCGGCGATCACGCACGTGCTGTCCCAGAAGGGACTGGCGC